The Lates calcarifer isolate ASB-BC8 linkage group LG14, TLL_Latcal_v3, whole genome shotgun sequence genome has a segment encoding these proteins:
- the nedd8 gene encoding NEDD8 has protein sequence MLIKVKTLTGKEIEIDIEPTDKVERIKERVEEKEGIPPQQQRLIYSGKQMNDEKTAADYKIQGGSVLHLVLALRGGQVLHSPRSLYSKPAL, from the exons ATGCTGATTAAAGTGAAG ACGCTCACTGGCAAGGAGATAGAGATTGACATAGAGCCCACAGATAAG GTGGAGCGGATTAAAGAAagggtggaggagaaggaggggatTCCTCCCCAACAGCAGAGGTTGATCTACAGTGGAAAACAGAT gaatgatgagaaaacagcagctgactaTAAAATCCAGGGAGGCTCCGTTCTCCATCTGGTCCTTGCTCTGCGAGGAGGACAGGTGCTCCACTCTCCCAGAAGCCTCTACTCCAAGCCTGCATTGTAG
- the gmpr2 gene encoding GMP reductase 2, which produces MPRIENDIKLDFKDVLLRPKRSTLKSRSEVDLMRSFTFRNSKGSYRGIPIIAANMDTVGTFEMALALHQFTLFTTIHKHYSVDDWLEFAAKHPECLESVAVSTGTGDGDFERISAILAAVPQLQYICVDVANGYSEHFVHFVKDVRGKFPSHTIMAGNVVTGEMVEELILAGADIIKVGIGPGSVCTTRKKTGVGYPQLSAVIECADAAHGLGGHIISDGGCTCPGDVSKAFGAGADFVMLGGMLAGHSESGGEIIEKNGKKYKLFYGMSSDTAMKKHAGGVAEYRASEGKTVEVPYKGPVNVTIRDILGGVRSTCTYVGAGKLKELSRRTTFIRVTQQLNTVFGNDS; this is translated from the exons ATGCCTCGCATTGAGAATGACATCAAGCTGGACTTCAAGGATGTCCTCCTTCGTCCAAAGAGAAGCACGCTCAAGTCCCGGAGCGAG GTGGACCTGATGAGGAGCTTCACCTTCAGGAACTCCAAGGGCAGCTACAGAGGGATCCCCATCATCGCTGCTAACATGGACACTGTGGGGACCTTTGAGATGGCCCTGGCCTTGCACCAG TTCACTCTCTTCACCACAATTCACAAACATTACTCTGTGGATGACTGGTTGGAGTTTGCAGCAAAGCATCCTGAATGCCTGGAG AGTGTAGCAGTCAGCACAGGCACCGGTGACGGTGACTTTGAGAGGATTTCAGCCATCTTGGCGGCGGTGCCACAGCTACAGTACATCTGTGTGGACGTGGCAAATGGCTACTCTGAACACTTTGTCCACTTTGTCAAAGACGTCAGGGGAAAGTTCCCCTCACACACTATTATG GCAGGAAACGTGGTGACTGGAGAGATGGTGGAGGAGCTGATCCTGGCTGGTGCTGACATCATCAAAGTAGGCATCGGACCAG GTTCTGTGTGCACCACCCGCAAGAAGACAGGGGTGGGCTACCCCCAGCTTAGTGCTGTGATTGAGTGTGCAGATGCAGCCCATGGACTGGGCGGCCACATCATCTCT GATGGGGGATGTACTTGCCCGGGAGATGTTTCAAAAGCTTTTg GTGCTGGAGCGGACTTCGTGATGCTGGGTGGTATGCTGGCAGGCCACTCGGAGAGTGGGGGAGAGATCATTGAGAAAAACGGCAAGAAATACAAGCTGTTCTATGGAATGAGCTCCGACACAGCGATGAAGAAACACGCAGGCGGCGTGGCTGAGTACAG agCGTCGGAGGGGAAGACGGTGGAAGTTCCTTACAAAGGTCCAGTAAACGTGACAATACGAGACATCTTGGGCGGGGTCCGCTCAACCTGCACTTATGTTGGGGCAGGCAAGCTAAAGGAGCTGAGCCGCAGGACCACCTTCATCAGGGTCACCCAGCAGCTCAACACTGTCTTCGGCAATGACAGCTGA
- the homezb gene encoding homeobox and leucine zipper encoding b — MTKMRQVADGQRPGLRQKTPDACGETPTETNIAPVAFNRNHNSVVCLPLLSESQRLIWVQSNQIDLQLDGAAELDKAFDRFPYLTQKQTVALAQRCSLHPDQVKVWFMVQRLRYGISWDYKDIQEIRRKITSSQEKDQGEEELQNRMGEEVQENRGKKEKQKREVKESGERKAGKVKEEQSANEGRMMGENVRASELLESKMKQQQEENKEKDRKVETVEEVKRNTRKKRKKMAVADKMGKKRMKQDHDGIVEGERQTSNLSETKVSTKEKRKAKAKERLMSGQEWPANKSSPHVMETCSFPTGIFCSKRQHQLAMMKAAFSSCQYPTADDYDRMALLIGIPRYMLVQWFGDMRYYVKRGRPRWMNQVQHSQALANINYQQYLNKLAKAQPRKATWRRKCKRSESTGKDESVKVPLE, encoded by the coding sequence ATGACGAAGATGAGGCAGGTAGCTGATGGACAGCGCCCTGGGCTCAGACAAAAGACACCTGACGCTTGTGGAGAGACTCCAACAGAAACCAACATCGCCCCAGTGGCTTTTAACAGGAACCACAACAGTGTCGTGTGTCTCCCCTTGCTCTCTGAGAGTCAGAGGCTTATATGGGTGCAGTCAAACCAGATTGACCTACAGCTGGATGGTGCAGCAGAGCTGGACAAGGCCTTCGACAGGTTCCCGTACCTGACTCAGAAACAGACGGTTGCTCTGGCGCAGCGCTGCTCTCTTCACCCAGACCAGGTGAAGGTGTGGTTCATGGTACAGAGGCTCCGCTACGGCATCAGCTGGGACTATAAAGACATCCAAGAGATTCGGAGGAAGATCACGTCGAGTCAGGAAAAAGATCAGGGAGAGGAAGAGCTGCAAAACAGGATGGGAGAAGAGGTGCAAGAGAATAGagggaagaaggaaaaacagaagagagaggtAAAAGAATCTGGTGAGAGGAAGGCTGGAAAGGTCAAAGAGGAACAGAGTGCAAATGAAGGTAGGATGATGGGAGAAAATGTGAGGGCTAGTGAGCTATTGGAGAGcaaaatgaagcagcagcaagAAGAGAACAAAGAGAAGGACAGAAAAGTAGAAACAGTGGAGGAAGTCAAAAGGAATACTcggaaaaagaggaaaaagatggCAGTGGCAGACAAGATGGGAAAGAAGAGGATGAAGCAAGACCACGATGGTATCGTGGAGGGAGAGCGGCAAACATCCAACCTGTCAGAGACAAAAGTTTCCAccaaagagaaaaggaaggcGAAAGCAAAGGAGAGGTTAATGTCTGGCCAAGAGTGGCCTGCTAACAAGAGCTCTCCTCATGTGATGGAAACATGCTCATTTCCCACTGGGATCTTCTGCAGCAAGAGGCAGCATCAGCTGGCGATGATGAAGGCGGCTTTCTCCAGCTGCCAGTACCCGACCGCTGACGACTACGACCGCATGGCGCTGCTGATCGGCATCCCTCGCTACATGCTGGTTCAGTGGTTCGGTGATATGCGCTACTACGTCAAGAGAGGACGACCGCGCTGGATGAATCAGGTGCAGCACAGCCAGGCGCTGGCCAACATCAACTACCAGCAATACCTGAACAAGCTGGCGAAGGCACAGCCGAGAAAGGCAACCTGGAGGAGGAAGTGTAAGAGGAGTGAAAGCACCGGTAAGGATGAAAGTGTGAAGGTGCCTCTGGAGTAA
- the cideb gene encoding cell death activator CIDE-B: MDTTSSFIKSVTKRVWSPPQRPFRVCCNNRETRKGITAGTLEELKERVCQALLLSLSTMSLCLVCEDDGTEVDSDEFLMTLPDNTKLMALEPGQTWRPQPGAVVPKSQDHSKPRTGRDIARVTFDLYKMSPKDVFGSLSVKATFQGLYSVSADFQCLGPKKILREALRVASTLLQAAGHLLITSASMIRRIIEGAEFWQPQRAEYTASWN, translated from the exons ATGGATACCACATCTTCATTTATCAA GTCAGTAACCAAGCGGGTGTGGTCCCCACCACAGAGACCTTTCAGAGTGTGCTGTAACAACAGGGAGACCAGGAAGGGCATCACAGCTGGGACCCTGGAGGAGCTGAAAGAAAGG GTATGCCAGGCACTGCTGCTGTCCCTGTCTaccatgtctctgtgtctgGTTTGTGAGGACGACGGTACAGAGGTAGACTCTGATGAGTTCCTCATGACGCTGCCTGACAACACCAAGCTCATGGCCCTGGAGCCTGGACAGACATGGAGACCACAGCCA GGTGCGGTCGTGCCCAAATCTCAAGACCACAGCAAGCCTCGGACCGGGAGAGACATAGCTCGtgtcacctttgacctttacaAGATGAGCCCAAAGGACGTGTTTGGATCCCTGAGTGTGAAGGCCACATTTCAAGGCCTGTACTCTGTGAGCGCTGACTTCCAGTGTCTGGGGCCCAAGAAAATCCTCAG AGAAGCCCTGCGTGTGGCCTCCACTCTCCTTCAGGCCGCTGGACACCTCCTCATCACTTCTGCTTCAATGATCCGTCGCATTATTGAAGGTGCCGAGTTCTGGCAGCCACAGAGGGCAGAGTACACAGCCAGCTGGAACTGA
- the tinf2 gene encoding TERF1-interacting nuclear factor 2, which yields MDTRTPKETDASLPFDALQLLAPPVRLVSAALWKVLKQRDVVQYGVVEEFVTSACETVPGLLTVRHQGKLALGLRGRLILELCRTQPDAKVIEPHLKRIRAPAASSSSLAATVRKDVKIKRTVESFHSLIHTLLTDAAEREQFFKEEFPVDYGPRFDEELEKLLWEFLIRLDQLLPVPNLAQTVSWLSDAPPVLEECARSATQPQLLQILLQHQTCLGHLEPAASLPPNMGDSILDLLSLPPSGRAPSNQPSGAKSSAADQSDCTQTRDKAPFIKPVIGLISNEDVPVMISASKRVLGGGEPASSKDETDPNESSQFTVVKPREKPSDGGVNEGEEQLEEERYASKRSRGVKRKQPDKRQRESDEEEEEENEVLYMTKLGKKRISSVRQSDEDGAARNDECSRAALATRMTQLGLHLPDDPSLCSIFASCLSSQPRVIIEKLPEASAGAERPGRGGNSFHKKQQNQRRKSPAKAPTHKNTRNQLQKSDSDISGLDDKENHPVPPSISSSSSSQLRSNTEMSALPGDGDDYVADSEDEATKNFKGRLFMKRYYKTKHGTYVPTLREFWKPGMTRRDFLSAGTKRR from the exons ATGGATACAAGGACACCTAAGGAAACTG ATGCTAGTCTTCCTTTCGATGCACTTCAGCTCCTGGCCCCGCCTGTGCGTCTGGTGTCTGCAGCTCTCTGGAAGGTGCTGAAGCAGAGGGACGTGGTGCAGTATGGGGTCGTGGAGGAATTTGTGACATCCGCCTGTGAGACGGTCCCCGGGCTGCTCACTGTGAGACACCAGGGAAAGCTGGCACTGGGGCTGAGAGGACGG CTGATCTTGGAGCTGTGCCGTACACAGCCTGATGCAAAGGTGATTGAGCCTCACCTGAAAAGGATCCGCGCTCCGGCTGCCTCTTCATCCTCCTTAGCCGCAACTGTG aGGAAGGATGTCAAAATCAAGAGAACAGTCGAAAGTTTCCATTCACTGATCCACACACTGCTAACAGACGCAGCTGAGAGAGAACAGTTCTTCAAG GAGGAGTTTCCTGTGGATTATGGTCCAAGGTTTGACgaggagctggagaagctgctgtGGGAGTTTTTGATTCGACTGGACCAGTTGCTTCCCGTTCCCAACCTAGCTCAG ACTGTGTCGTGGCTCAGTGATGCCCCCCCTGTCCTGGAGGAGTGTGCACGGTCAGCCACCCAGCCCCAGCTCCTGCAGATTTTGCTTCAGCATCAAACCTGTCTCGGTCATCTCGAGCCAGCAG CATCCCTCCCTCCAAACATGGGAGACTCCATCCTGGATCTGCTTTCTCTGCCACCTTCCGGAAGAGCGCCTTCGAATCAGCCATCAGGAGCCAAATCGTCTGCTGCAGATCAGTCTGACTGCACACAGACAAGAGACAAAGCACCTTTTATTAAACCTGTCATCGGACTAATATCTAACGAAGACGTGCCAGTTATGATCTCTGCCAGCAAAAGGGTGCTGGGAGGTGGCGAACCAGCCAGCTCAAAAGATGAAACCGACCCAAACGAGAGCTCACAATTCACTGTGGTTAAACCGAGAGAAAAACCCAGTGATGGTGGGGTGAACGAGGGCgaagagcagctggaggaggagaggtatGCCTCAAAAAGAAGCAGAGGAGTTAAACGCAAGCAGCCTGACAAAAGACAACGAGAAtctgatgaagaggaggaggaagaaaatgaagtgTTATACATGACCAAATTGGGGAAAAAGAGGATAAGCAGTGTCAGGCAGAGCGACGAAGACGGAGCAGCAAGAAACGATGAGTGTAGCAGAGCAGCCCTGGCAACCCGTATGACCCAGCTGGGTCTCCACCTGCCCGACGATCCGTCCCTCTGCTCCATTTTTGCGTCTTGCCTGAGCAGCCAGCCCAGAGTTATTATCGAAAAACTGCCAGAGGCTTCTGCTGGAGCTGAGAGGCCTGGCAGAGGAGGAAATTCCTTCcataaaaaacagcagaatCAGAGGAGGAAGTCACCAGCCAAAGCTccaacacataaaaacacaaggaaCCAACTTCAAAAGTCTGACTCTGACATTTCTGGCTTGGATGATAAAGA AAATCACCCTGTACCCCCGAGTATAAGCAGCAGCTCTTCCTCTCAGCTACGGAGTAACACAG AGATGTCGGCCCTTCCTGGAGACGGCGACGACTATGTGGCTGATTCGGAGGATGAAGCAACAAAGAACTTCAAAGGCAGG CTGTTCATGAAGCGCTACTACAAGACCAAACACGGCACATATGTTCCCACTCTGAGGGAGTTCTGGAAACCGGGGATGACACGGCGGGACTTTCTGTCTGCTGGCACCAAACGCAGGTGA
- the dhrs4 gene encoding dehydrogenase/reductase SDR family member 4: MLKSVFRCLRTNPVAGHRSMSQSSLAGKVAIVTASTDGIGLAAAQALGKRGAHVVVSSRWQTNVDKAVALLQSQSIQVTGTTCNVGKGEDREKLVQMTLEKCGGIDILVSNAAVNPFFGNIMESTEEVWDKILSVNVKASFLMTKLVVPHMAKRGGGNVVFVSSVAGYQPMQALGPYSVSKTALLGLTRALAPELAQDNIRVNCVAPGVIKTRFSSALWQNEDIMDDFKRQLSIKRVGEPEEIGGVIAFLCSEEASYITGETITVTGGIGCRL; encoded by the exons ATGTTGAAGAGTGTTTTCAGGTGCCTTAGGACCAACCCTGTTGCTGGCCATAGAAGCATGTCTCAGAGCAGCCTTGCTGGAAAAGTAGCCATAGTCACTGCCTCCACAGATGG AATCGGTCTGGCTGCAGCTCAGGCTCTGGGAAAGAGGGGAGCCCATGTGGTGGTGAGCAGCCGGTGGCAGACCAATGTGGACAAGGCTGTGGCACTGCTGCAGAGCCAGAGCATCCAAGTGACTGGGACCACTTGTAATGTTGGcaaaggagaggacagagaaaaactAGTTCAAATG ACTCTGGAGAAGTGTGGGGGTATTGATATCCTGGTGTCCAACGCAGCAGTCAACCCTTTCTTTGGAAACATCATGGAGTCCACAGAGGAGGTCTGGGACAAG aTCCTGTCTGTAAATGTGAAAGCAAGCTTCCTCATGACAAAGCTGGTGGTGCCTCACATGGCAAAGAGGGG agggggaaatgtagtttttgtGTCATCTGTGGCTGGATACCAACCAATGCAG GCTTTGGGTCCTTATAGTGTTAGTAAGACAGCCTTGTTGGGTCTGACCCGAGCCCTGGCTCCTGAGCTGGCTCAGGATAACATAAGAGTCAACTGCGTGGCCCCTGGAGTTATTAAGACCCGGTTCAGCTCTGCG TTATGGCAAAATGAAGACATCATGGACGATTTCAAAAGGCAGCTCAGCATTAAAAG AGTTGGAGAGCCAGAGGAAATCGGTGGAGTGATCGCCTTCCTATGCTCTGAGGAGGCTTCTTATATCACTGGAGAGACCATCACAGTGACTGGAGGGATAGGCTGTCGACTCTGA